GCTCGGATCGTGGCTGAAGGCGGTCGGCGATGTCGTCGAGAAGTACGAGCCACTGGTTGAGGTTGTGACTGACAAAGTCACGGCAGAGATACCCGCTCCGGTGTCAGGAACAATCGTCGCCATTGTCGGCGATGAGGGCGAGACGATCCCCGTCGGAGGCGCGATCTGTGTGATCAACGAGGGCGGTGATGTCGCAGTCGCCGAAGCGCCGATCACCGAGGTGCTCGGCGACGAGGCTGCGAGCCAGCAGGCCGCAGCGCCGCCCGCAGCATCAGATCGCCACGGCGACGAGGAACGCGCGCGCGCTGACCGTGATGAGCAGGAGATGCTGCGCATCCGATCGTCGCCGATCGTGCGCCGCCTCGCAGAGGAGCATGAGATCGACCTGGCGTCCATCGCTGGCAGCGGCATCGGCGGGCGCGTGACCAAGTCCGACATCCTCGCCGAGATCGAGCAACGTCGCCATGCTCCGGTTGCTCCGGCCCAAGCGCAAGTGCCACCGACGGTACCTGCGCAGCAGCCGGCAACGATCCAGCCGCCGATCGCGCCTCCGCCGCTTCATGCTCCGATCCATCCCGCGCCGCCGGTTGAGATCTGGCCGGGCGATGAGGTGATCGACGCGAGCATCATGCGCCGCCAGATCGCCGAGCACATGTCCAGATCGGTCCAGACAGCGCCGCATGTGACCGTCTGGATGGAAGCCGACATGAGCCAGGTCGTCGCGGTTCGCAATCGCTACAAGGACGAGTTTGCTCGCCGCGAGGGCTTCAGTCTCACTTACTTCCCGTTCCTGATTCGCGTCGTGACGCAGGCGCTGCGCGACTTCCCGGACGTGAATGCGGTCTGGGACAACGGTCGGATCATTCGGCGCAAGGCGGTGAATATCGGCGTTGCGGTCGCGCTCGAAGATGGCTTGATTGTGCCGGTAATTCACGGCGCGGACGAGAAGAACCTCGTTGGCATCGCCCGGTCGGTGCACGATCTGGCGGAGCGCGCTCGCACGAACCGGCTGTCGGCCGACGATGTGCGCGGCGGCACGTTCACGCTGAACAACCCCGGCACGCTCGGCTCGCTGTTCTCGACGCCGATCATCGTCCAGCCGCAGAGCGCAATCCTGTCGATGGAGGCCGTCGTCAAGCGTGCAGTCGTCATCGATGACGCGATTGCAATTCGCCCAATGATGAACTTGTCACTCTCGATCGATCACCGGCTGCTCGACGGCCTGGCCGCGACGCGGTTCCTGGCGGCAGTGAAGACCAGTCTGGAGTCGTATCCGACTGACTCTTCGATCTACTGATTCTGCTAGTCAACCTCGGACGAAGCCGCCTTCCGAGTGAATGATCTGCCCGGTAATCCAGCCCGCCTCGTCGCTGACAAGAAACGCGACGAGGCGGGCGCAATCTTCCGGCGTGCCGAGTCGACCCATCGGCGCGTGCTTCAGCAAGCTCGCGCGCAAGTCGTCAGAGATCCAGCCAGTCTCAGTCGGGCCGGGGTTGACGGCGTTGATCGTGATGCCGCGTTCCGCTAGTGGCGGGGCGAGCGACACGGTCAAGGCTTCAATCGCGCCCTTCGTCGCGGCGTAGGCGAGCTCGGTCGGCATCGGGCCAAGCGATTGCCCCGAGGTCAGATTCACGATCCTGCCCGGACGACCTGTTGGGTGGCGGCGGGCCATCTCGACGCACAGCATCGTTGTCGCGCGCACGTTGACAGCGTAGTGCGCATCGAGATCCGCGCTCGTCAACGACAGCAGGTCAGTCTGATGCGAGACGGTCGCGTTGTTGACGAGGATCGTCGGCTGGCCGAGTTCCCGCTCGGCTGCCTCCAGAAGCCGCTGCGCGGCGTCCGGCTGGGAAAGGTCGATCTCTGTGGCGGCGCAGCGTACGCCGAGGTTGGACACCTCATCAATCAGGACGCGCGGCATGTCCTGATCGACACCCCAGTCCATCGACGCATCGTACGGTCGCCAATAGGTCAGCATGATGTCGATGCCGTTCCGCGCGAAGGCACGACAGATCGCAGCGCCAATACCAGCGCGACGACCCACTCCGGTGACAATCGCGATCGGGGCGCAGTCGCTCATCACATTTCTCCCTTGCCGTTGGGCAATCACAGACAATGCCGATGTGTTGTGTCCAGCGTGGCGTCTGTCTTGCGACGTCGATATCGCAACGTCGGGCGTGTCACGGTTTGCGTACCACCATTGCCCTGGCGGTAGACGTGTGACGATGCTGAAGGACGGACATAGATGATGCATTCTCAGCCGCGAGCTTCCGAAATGAGCTCTCGCGAGGTCAGACGGAAATCAGATCATCACGCTGGCAGCGTACCAGCCCGGCGGAGTATCCACGCGAACCTGTCGTACCTGCCGGCAGTTGGACTTCTCCTCGCGTTGATCGGCGATGTTCTCTACTTTGTGAGCGGAGCCCAGGCTTGGATCGTGTGCTCGAATATCCTCATCGGCCTGAGTCTCGTCGCCAGCGTCCCGGTGGCAATGCTCGGCGTCGTCGCGCACCGAGCAGTTGAACGCGAGCCTCAGTCACACCGCCTGGCAACCGTACACGGGATCGTCAGTGTGGTTGCGCTGGTGATTGTTTCAGCTGGGTGGGCGATCCGACTCGGAGCAGAGCCGACTATCGGCTCGACGCTGTTAATCTGGTCCGGCGTTGGAGTCATGTTGGTTACGTGTCTCGTGGGTGGCGAGATTCCGACTGGGATTGCGCGCCCTGACGTGACGTCTGGCCTCAGTGAGGAGCGCGAATCACTTGGTGAGGTCACATGCATTCAGTCGGTGACCAGCCAGGCGAACGAACGGACTGCCGCAAACGCCTAGCGCCCGACGAAGCTACGCTGCAATCGCTGGGACCACCACCTCGTCGGCAACGGCCTCTGCCGTCCGGGTCGATCTGAGGGTCAGCATCAGCAGCAGGTTCGCGCCGAGCGCGAGGCACAGGCCCGCAACTGCAAGTGCTGAAACGTGCTCGCCATAGAAGAGCGCTCCCCAGACCGGTGAAATCGCCGGATTCACGAACGTGGCGACGGCGATGACGAATGCCGGTGCGGAAACCGATGCGCGGTTGTAGGTCACCGGTGCCAGGATGTAATGGATGCCAACCCAGGCGAGGAGCGTCGGGATCATCCACCAGACGAGGGTTCCGAACGCGCGCCAATCAACGAGCGGGATGAGAACCAGACCGCCGACGAACATCGTCCAGGTTGCGGTCGCATCAACCCCAACACGCGGAACCAGACGACGTCCGGCAAGCGCCGACACCGAACCGGCGATAGCCGCGATGAGCGCGAGCGCCAGCCCGCCGAGCACGTTCTCGCCGACAGATGAACCACGCCCAGCCATCAAGAGCAGGATGATGCCGGCCGCTCCGATGGCCATCGCCGGGAGTGCTCTGGTGGGCACGCGATCGCCGAGGATCGGTCTGGCGATCAGTACCATCCAGAGTGGCAACGATGCGTACGCGAACGCAGCATTGCCGATGCCCGCCAGCGTGATCGCTGCCGCCATCAGCGCGTTCGTCGCGCCGTTGGCAATGCCAAATCCGATGGCTTCCAGTCGCAACCGATTGTTCGGCAGGCGCAAGCGATGTCGCGGCGTCAGAACAGCCAGAACCGCGCCGGATACGAGCAGCGCACTCGCCATCAACGTTTGCGGTAGCGGTTCCCAACAGATGACGACGCCACCAAACGACCAGACGAGCTGGCAGAGTCCGAGCATGAGAATCGCGCGGCGCACGAGAGTATCCTTCTGTGTGCTGGCGGCCAGATATGCGCAACACCGGTCGGTCGCGCCCGAGACCGGCGGAAGTGTACTCGGCGCGACGGACCTTGCCGAGCGGGATATCAAGGGAGACAGACCGTGGATCGAGAACTGTACATTGAGCACCTTCGACGCTCGTTTGATGCCGTCGATACCTGGCACGCCGACGGTGCTGCATTGCCTCCTGATTCGACTATGGACGTCGCGCCCGAGCGTGTTGCCGAAGTGCTCGGCGACCTTACCGCGCGCCTCGCAGATAACTACCCATACGGCCATCCGCGCTATGCGGGGCAGATGCTGAAGCCGCCGCATCCGGTGGCGAGCCTCGCCTATGCCATCGCGATGCAGATCAACCCGAACAATCACGCCCTGGACGGCGGTGCTGCGACATCCCATCTGGAGCGTGAAGTCGTCGCCAATCTGGCCAGGATGTTTGGTTACCCCGACGAACACCTCGGGCACCTCACCAGCGGCGGGACAATCGCCAACATCGAGGCGCTCTGGGTCGCCCGCTGCCTGCACCCGGATCGCGCAATCGCGGCCAGCGATCAGGCGCACTACACGCACGCACGCGGCAGCGCCGTGTTGAACGCGCAATTCATATCGATCGCCTCAGATGCAGCCGGACGCATTGATCTTGACGCCCTCGAATCAGAGTTGCGGACTGGTCGAGTCGGTACAGTCGTTGCCACGGCGGGCAGCACCGGGCTAGGCAAGGTCGATCCGATTCATGAGATCATCCCGCTCGCCCGGCAGTACGGAGCGCGCGTGCACGTCGATGCCGCCTACGGAGGATTCCATACGCTGCTGGCGCAACGCAGCGAACCGCCGATCGATCCAGCACCGTTCCTGGCGATTGCTGAGGCAGACAGTGTCGTCGTCGATCCGCATAAGCATGGGTTGCAGCCATATGGTTGCGGTTCGGTGATCTTTCGCGATCCCGGTATCGGACGCTTCTACGTTCACGATTCGCCATACACTTACTTCACGTCAGACGAGATGCATCTCGGCGAGATCACGCTCGAGTGTTCGCGGGCCGGTGCTGCTGCAGCCGCGCTGTGGGCGACGTTGGAGTGCATCCCGCTCGAACCTGACGCAGGTCTTGGCGCGATCCTGGCGAAGTCGCGGGCGGCGGCGCTGCGGTGGGCTGAGATCATCGAAGCAGATGGACTGTTCAGACTGGTTGTCGATCCCGATCTGGACATTCTCTCGTTCTATCCGAGTCCGGCTGTCGTCGGTTCGCCATCGGCGAGCGCGCTGTCAGACGCCGCCGATCGCCAGTTTCTCGCCGCCGAGCGCGATACCGAGAGCCCGATCTATCTGGCAAAGCTCAGCGTTGACCAGCGACAATTGGCGGAACGCGACCCGGAGATCGTCTGGGACCAGCCGACAATGACCGTTATTCGAAGCGTGTTGATGAAGCCGGAGCACTACGACGCCGTACCACTGCTGCATCAAACGCTCGTGCGCCAGCTAGAATCGCTTTCGGAGGCTGTGTGATTTTCAATTTCAATGCGCCGGTGGCAGATCTGTTTGAGACTCGCGTGACGTTCACGACCTACGGGCGGATCGTCCGCCTGCAGATTCAGGAGTCGTCACTGAAGGTCGGGCCGCCACGCGGACGCACATACGACCCCACACCGATTCGCAGCGTCGAGCGCCTCAAGATCACGCCCGACGGCGCGTCGGCGATCGTCGACGGCGCGGAAGTCATCGACGTGCACAACGCGTTGCATCCAAGTTCAAAGAATCGCGATGGTATCAACGATCTGTCACTCGCCTTCACCTCCAACTACGACAAGATGCGCGCGAAGCTGGGCGACCATCTCGTCGATGGCATCGCCGGTGAAAGCATCCTGGTGGATTCCGATGCTGCTCCGTCGCTGGAAGAGTTGGCGTTTGGTCTCGAAATCGAGACCGAGTCCGGCGACTGGATTGTGCTCGTCGAGGCTTCGGTCGCCCATCCGTGCGTCGAGTTCAGCCGGTTCTGTCTGGGCCCGGAGCGCAGCGAGCCGCGCCAGCTCAAGGAGACGTTGCAGTTTCTGGACGACGGGATGCGCGGCTACTATCTTGGCCTGCCCGACGTTGAACCAGTCGAGATCGCGCTGGGCGCGCGCGTGCGCTGGTCGCGCTTCGGCATAGACTAGGCAGTTGATCTGGCCATAGCGCGAGCATTCAGTACTGCCGCCGTGACGAGGCAGCCCCAGACGAGCGTCGCTGCCGCGAGATGACTGATGCGGACCCAGTCCGCCAGCTCCAGCCAGATGTTCGCTGCACCAATCAGCGTTTCTATGAGCACGAATCCCAGCGCTGCGAGTGCGAAGAGCGTGAGCGGTGCGCTTGCCCCGACGTTTCGCACTGACGCGAGCACAAGCCAGATGATCGCGACCAGCGCGAACAGCACCATCCAGCGATGCAAAACGTGGATGTCGACGAGCGACCAGCCTGTTGGCACGTACTTATCTCCGCATAGCGGCCAAGACGGGCATGCCCAGGCTGCCCCGCTCGAGGCCGTGTAGGCCCCGGTTAGCAAGAGGATGAACGTTGTCGCGCAGGCCGCCGCCGCCGCGCGCCCGATGGCGGCCGATCCGCGTGCAGTGTCACGTCGTAGCCGCTTGCTGCCAAACAGCGCGATGACAATCACGACCGCGAAATAGGCTTGCGCCATGCCCAGGTGAGCCGTCACTGCGCGAGGATCGAGTTCGGCAAAGACCGTGACAGCGCCGAGCCCAGCCTGCAACAGGACGAGCGCGAGCGCCGACACCGAAAGCCCACGGCGAATGTCATGCGGCGGTACTGTGCGCCAGGCAACGATGGTCAGCGCGGTGGTCAGGAGCAGGATCAGGCCGGCGACGACGCGGTGGAGGTACTCGATCGCTGTCAGGTAGGTGAAGGTCGGGATCACCTTGCCGTTGCAAATGGGCCAGTCGTCGCCGCAACCCATCCCGGCACCCTCGATTCGGACAACGCCGCCGATGAGAATGAGCACGTAGCCCAGAATGACTGTGGTGATCCCGAGGTGTTCGAGCGTGACACGTTGCCGGATTCTGGCTAGCCCACGTCTCCAGCCCGCTGATGATGCTCTCTCCGCCACGCCCCGCACCCTTCTGAGCACACTCGCTCACACGCGAACGGACCCGCCACCGGGAGGGTCCGCTCACATATAGGTACTTATTGGCTTGCGAGGCTATGACCTAGCGCACACGACAGCGTGCACTAGAGGCCGACCGCGCTCGGTGAACTGCTGGAGAACGCCGCGATCAGGCGCACTGCCTCTTCAAAGTCTGACAAGCGCAGCGTGGCATATGGGGAGTGGATATAGCGGCACGGCAGCGAGACCGCACCCGCCAGCACTCCGGCGCGCGACCGATGAATCGCGCCGGCATCGGTACCGCCCGGAGCAGGGACCTGGTACTGATAGCGAATTGAGTTCGCTTCGGCAGTGTCGGAAAGCGCTCGAATGACACGCGGCATCCCGATCATGCCGCTGTCCATGATTCGGATCGACGGGCCGAGTCCCTGGCGCGTTGGTTGCCGTGCTGCTGGCACGCCCGGCATGTCGGCTGCGACCGTACCTTCAAGCGCGATGGCGATGTCGGGGTCGATGTGGAACGCGGCAGTTTGCGCACCACGCAAGCCGACTTCCTCCTGGACAGTGAAGGCCGCCACGACGGTGTACTCCGCCTCTAACCCCTGCAACTCCTCGAGCGCGCGAATGATGACGGCGCATCCGGCGCGGTCGTCCAGTGCCTTGCCCATGACAACGTCATCGCCGAGCTGTTCGAACCCGTAGGAGATGACGGCTGGCGAGCCGATACGAATGCCCATGTCGCGCACCTCGTCCGCCGAACGCGCGCCGACATCAATAAAGAGATCCTCAATGCGGAACGGTCGATCGCGATCCTCAGGTCGCAGGATGTGCGGCGGTGCGGTGCCGATCATGCCGCGGACGAACGTGTCGTTGTCAGTTCGGATCGTGATGGCGTGGGCAGGCACGATGCGCGCATCCCAGCCACCAATCGTCGTGAAACGCAGGAAGCCGCCATCCTCGATCCAGGTCACCATGAAGCCGATCTCGTCCATGTGAGCGTCGAGCATCAGGACCTTGTCACCGGTGCCGCGCTTGATCGCGACGAGGTTGCCGAGCGTATCGACCTGCGTGTCATCGACGTACGGTTCCACGAGCTTCGTGATCTCGTCACGAACCAGATCTTCAAAGCCCGACGGCCCGACAATCTCCGACAGCGTCCTGAGAACCTCGACTGAATCCATTGCGCTTCCTTCCCGTACGAATGCCATGTTCAGTTGCATCGTCGCATACGTCGTTGCAAGTCGGGCGATACTAGCACTCGAGAACCGGGATCCGATATGAGGGGGACTCGCATGCAGATCATTCGCTTGAGGATGTGTTTGTCGACATTGAGCAGCGTCACAGAAGAGTCGATGCAACGACTCTTCGACTATCTACGCCGTCCGAGTATCAGCGCCTGGGGAGATGGTATCGGCGAGGTCGCTGACTACATTGCGGGCATTCTCGAACAGATCGGGTTGACATCGCAGGTCATGCCGACATCTGGCTGGCCGATGGTTGTGGCGCGCTCGGAGCCGGTGCCGGGCACTCCGACGGTGATGATTTACGGGCACTACGATGTGCAGCCACCCGACCCTATCGAGGCGTGGCTGTCGCCGCCCTTTGAGCCAACTGTGCGCGACGGGCGCATTTACGCGCGTGGTGTTGGCGACAACAAGGGTCAGCACTTTGCCAATATCCTCGCAATTGAGTCGCTGCTGCGCGTGCGTGGCTCACTGCCGTGCAACGTTATCGTGTTGCTTGAAGGTGAGGAAGAGGTTGGCAGCCCGCATATGGCCGAGTTCGTCCGCGAGCATCGCGATCTGCTCGACGCTGACCTCGTCATCACCAGCGACGGGCCAGTCGACGACAGTGGCCGCTCGATGCTCACTTTCGGTGTGCGTGGCGTACTTTCATTCGAGCTGCGCGCTCGCGGTGCGAACCGT
The genomic region above belongs to Thermomicrobiales bacterium and contains:
- a CDS encoding SDR family oxidoreductase, encoding MSDCAPIAIVTGVGRRAGIGAAICRAFARNGIDIMLTYWRPYDASMDWGVDQDMPRVLIDEVSNLGVRCAATEIDLSQPDAAQRLLEAAERELGQPTILVNNATVSHQTDLLSLTSADLDAHYAVNVRATTMLCVEMARRHPTGRPGRIVNLTSGQSLGPMPTELAYAATKGAIEALTVSLAPPLAERGITINAVNPGPTETGWISDDLRASLLKHAPMGRLGTPEDCARLVAFLVSDEAGWITGQIIHSEGGFVRG
- a CDS encoding aminotransferase class V-fold PLP-dependent enzyme, whose product is MDRELYIEHLRRSFDAVDTWHADGAALPPDSTMDVAPERVAEVLGDLTARLADNYPYGHPRYAGQMLKPPHPVASLAYAIAMQINPNNHALDGGAATSHLEREVVANLARMFGYPDEHLGHLTSGGTIANIEALWVARCLHPDRAIAASDQAHYTHARGSAVLNAQFISIASDAAGRIDLDALESELRTGRVGTVVATAGSTGLGKVDPIHEIIPLARQYGARVHVDAAYGGFHTLLAQRSEPPIDPAPFLAIAEADSVVVDPHKHGLQPYGCGSVIFRDPGIGRFYVHDSPYTYFTSDEMHLGEITLECSRAGAAAAALWATLECIPLEPDAGLGAILAKSRAAALRWAEIIEADGLFRLVVDPDLDILSFYPSPAVVGSPSASALSDAADRQFLAAERDTESPIYLAKLSVDQRQLAERDPEIVWDQPTMTVIRSVLMKPEHYDAVPLLHQTLVRQLESLSEAV
- a CDS encoding DMT family transporter; amino-acid sequence: MRRAILMLGLCQLVWSFGGVVICWEPLPQTLMASALLVSGAVLAVLTPRHRLRLPNNRLRLEAIGFGIANGATNALMAAAITLAGIGNAAFAYASLPLWMVLIARPILGDRVPTRALPAMAIGAAGIILLLMAGRGSSVGENVLGGLALALIAAIAGSVSALAGRRLVPRVGVDATATWTMFVGGLVLIPLVDWRAFGTLVWWMIPTLLAWVGIHYILAPVTYNRASVSAPAFVIAVATFVNPAISPVWGALFYGEHVSALAVAGLCLALGANLLLMLTLRSTRTAEAVADEVVVPAIAA
- a CDS encoding 2-oxo acid dehydrogenase subunit E2; protein product: MSSTTQGTTIAMPKLGESVTEGTLGSWLKAVGDVVEKYEPLVEVVTDKVTAEIPAPVSGTIVAIVGDEGETIPVGGAICVINEGGDVAVAEAPITEVLGDEAASQQAAAPPAASDRHGDEERARADRDEQEMLRIRSSPIVRRLAEEHEIDLASIAGSGIGGRVTKSDILAEIEQRRHAPVAPAQAQVPPTVPAQQPATIQPPIAPPPLHAPIHPAPPVEIWPGDEVIDASIMRRQIAEHMSRSVQTAPHVTVWMEADMSQVVAVRNRYKDEFARREGFSLTYFPFLIRVVTQALRDFPDVNAVWDNGRIIRRKAVNIGVAVALEDGLIVPVIHGADEKNLVGIARSVHDLAERARTNRLSADDVRGGTFTLNNPGTLGSLFSTPIIVQPQSAILSMEAVVKRAVVIDDAIAIRPMMNLSLSIDHRLLDGLAATRFLAAVKTSLESYPTDSSIY
- a CDS encoding M42 family metallopeptidase encodes the protein MDSVEVLRTLSEIVGPSGFEDLVRDEITKLVEPYVDDTQVDTLGNLVAIKRGTGDKVLMLDAHMDEIGFMVTWIEDGGFLRFTTIGGWDARIVPAHAITIRTDNDTFVRGMIGTAPPHILRPEDRDRPFRIEDLFIDVGARSADEVRDMGIRIGSPAVISYGFEQLGDDVVMGKALDDRAGCAVIIRALEELQGLEAEYTVVAAFTVQEEVGLRGAQTAAFHIDPDIAIALEGTVAADMPGVPAARQPTRQGLGPSIRIMDSGMIGMPRVIRALSDTAEANSIRYQYQVPAPGGTDAGAIHRSRAGVLAGAVSLPCRYIHSPYATLRLSDFEEAVRLIAAFSSSSPSAVGL
- a CDS encoding COX15/CtaA family protein, which gives rise to MAERASSAGWRRGLARIRQRVTLEHLGITTVILGYVLILIGGVVRIEGAGMGCGDDWPICNGKVIPTFTYLTAIEYLHRVVAGLILLLTTALTIVAWRTVPPHDIRRGLSVSALALVLLQAGLGAVTVFAELDPRAVTAHLGMAQAYFAVVIVIALFGSKRLRRDTARGSAAIGRAAAAACATTFILLLTGAYTASSGAAWACPSWPLCGDKYVPTGWSLVDIHVLHRWMVLFALVAIIWLVLASVRNVGASAPLTLFALAALGFVLIETLIGAANIWLELADWVRISHLAAATLVWGCLVTAAVLNARAMARSTA